The window ttaaagattttatttatttatttgacagagagagacacagtgagagagggaacacaagcagggggagtgagagaaggaaagcaggcttcccgcagagcagggagcctgatgcagggctcgatcccaggactctggcatcatgacctgagctgaaggcagacgcttaatgactgagccacataggcgccccgaaaagacattttaaaagattaaattcaTAAAATACCATTGTAGATCACAGAAAATTTGCAATTGATTTTGATGATGGAGAACACTAATTCTGAACCaattaagtaaaatgttattCTCCCAAAATTCTTCTCATTAAATTTGTATTACAAAATGTTATATCCAATTACTATCACTACTATATTTTCgtggaaatttttccttttttttttttatagaagccCACATAATATCCTCACTTGTACctcaaaatcctaaaatatttgctatttgaccctttttagaaaacatttattgaccTCTGAACTAGAGCCTTCAAATATGTTCATCGtagcatgtatgtatgtatgtatgtatatatactaggtaaagattattaaagattttatttatttgacagagagagacacagcgagagaggaaacacaagcagggggagtgggagagggagaagcaggcttcccgcggagcggggagcccgatgcggggctcgatcccaggactctgggatcatgacctgagccgacggcagacgcttaacgactgagccatccaggcgccccagtaaagaactttattaaccttgtttcaaactttattcccaggCCTCTTCAGCTTAATTAGCTGCAGAGAATGAATTGTgtataagcaaaaactgaaaagaccTGCAATGTCCAACAGGCTtgggcttaaaaatattagagaccTAGATTTTTATCAGGTCcatgatcaaaattttaaaaagcagtcataatTACAAAATAGCAGCTCCCAGTAACTTCTTcaaggtttttcttctttagaagttgactcaattcagtttgcttcattcttgGAAGCTTCACCAAAAGTCTCCACAAGATCTggaacttcatcatcatcatcttccccAGTAGCACGTGGTGCTTTTCCAGCCACACATTGTGTGGGCAGAGCTTCAGCCAGTCTCCTTAAATGAGTCACACTGTCTGGATCAAGTTGGTTTAAGATCCTGGGTAGCACTTCTGTCAGCTACTTTGTCTCAGCATGGCCTGAACTGGTGAAAATATTTGCTGCCAGGGATGTCTACACTTTAGGGTTGTTAAAATAGATCACTGTTCCTTGGTTTGCAACATATCCACTTCTTCAATACCAGAGATATTGTTTACCCCTAACTTCTTTAAGGAGAACTGAAGTTTTTTATCATCTGCTGGAGCTGTTCTATGAACCACTTTCTTTTGGTGAgcagttcctttcccaccaaTGCACACTTGTGCTTGCAGCTTCGTGAGTTTCTCCTGGTTCAtgatagtttctttcatcttgttggaGCAGAAATGGGGGGCAGGGTAGGCACTCAGGGCATTTCGGGCATACCAGCTGAGATTGAGATTAGGTGTACACAtgcgggtgggggggtgggcaagaTGGCAGCTAGAGCATGTTCATCCTAGTATTTAAAATTCCCTGTGTAATAGTTCTAAACCCCATGTCCTATCTGAATCTGGTTCTGTTGATTGGTTTGTCTCTTGACAGTGTgttgttaatttccttttcattgtgTATCTCATCATTTTTGTTTGAAAGCTAGTCATTCTGTATAGGTGAATAGAGACTTCCGTAAACAATATGTTCGTGAGGCGTCCAattcttgacttcagctcaggtcgtgatcttagggtcctgggatcgagccttgcgtcgggctccacgctcagtgcagagtctgcttgggattctctctttgcCTCCCCCCCGCCTCCTCcgccagcttgtactctctctctctaaaataaataaataaaatctttaaaacaaacaatatgTTCAGAAATGGGCAAGTCTTCCCTTTAGTAGAGAGTATTGAGATAATCATGCCAAGTTTTTTTGTTGTGTGGTTACCCTCCTTATGTACCAGGCTTCGAATTCTTCCGTTATTTTTTTGCTTCGAGTGGTGGCTGActtgttggatttttttctgtgtctgttctACACTCAGCTGTCAGTCTTCTTTGTGCTTATGTGTCAAAGAGGATGCCTTTCCATGCTTTTACTCCTCCCCCCAGCAGTAAACTGCTGTTACTTGTTCCTGGACACTTGCTAGCCTGGtagtggagggaggaggtgggggcattctttgtttttctggctCAGCCTCACTGTTAGGCGGGTCCTATATTCTTGGCTCTCAGAGATGAGGTCTTCTCAGTGATCTTGATTCTCCCCCAGCATAGGAGATCTCCAAAGATCTGGCTCCTCCTTTAGGGGTAGACGTTATTTTATGTTCTCTTTACCCAGCTATAGTAGGCTTTAACTTGTGCCCTGAAAATGACAGGTCTGTGCCCTTCACCCAGTCACATAAggtgacagtggtggtggtggcagtggctGCTGCTGGCCTGGGTCTTCTATTGGCTGCCTGGTGGGATGGGGGACAGAGTTGAAGGATTCAGGCCACACATCATGCCTTTCCCACAGCAGCTCCGGCTCCCCTCCCTAATGCCTGTACTGTAAGCAAGGCTTTCTCTGGTCTCTTGCCCTGCCGCAAATCTTTCTCATGAACACCTGATGGGAGTTTGTAGGGAAGGCCCTATGAGGGGTGCAAGCTCACCTTGTGTCTGCAGGCTCCTAGAAGTTCTAAAGTCTTACACTAGCCCATGCTTCGCATTTGACAGTTCATTAAAAGATAACACAAAAGGCTGCCACAATAGATGTTATTGTGGAAATGAAGAATTCAAAGATTATGAAAAGGGCTGGTTATTTCTTACTGCACtgatgattttaaagaaagaaaatggcaatCTGGAGATTTAACTTCTTGGATTAAAGGCTTCTCTGATTTCCCTAAAATAAGTTCATATACTGTAGAACTGCAGGGTTgatgcatttgaaataaaaataagatgtagTATCCGATCTTTTGGGTTGCTGAGTTTCAACATAAATTGAAGTAACAGCTTTATcagaacttttaaagaaaagttaaggaATTGGTCGGGAAAGAGACCCTGAAAATTCAAAGGGGGGTACATTTGGATAGATTTAGGACACCCTCATCCTCAGCCAGATTGAACCTATCTTGCCAGTAGAAATAGTGCCTCCTCCCATTTGATAAAGCTGGTCCGCTTTACCTTAGAGACACTGTGCTGACTTCATCTGAGGACATTATAAGTGCATGCCAATTCTTTACCTGTATCACCCCTGCCAGGTCTGCACTGCCTCTAGACCTAGTAACTGGAGTAAGATCCCATCATGCTTTTGGATAGGTACAAAGTATAACCAGGAGGAGAAGCCTTCCTTACAAAAAGAACTGCAAGAGTTTTCTCATCTACATTGGAACAAACCAGAGGTGTATGATAGGATTGGATTCTAAGGACTCTTGCTTGACTGGGGAGGCCTGAACCCACATTTATCAGGAGTACACTTACCAGAAATTCTGAATTCAGTTTCCTGGTTCAGACAGGTGGGCATGATTCTACATGTTGCAGCCTCTTCATGCTGGTTGTTTTAAGCCTGAACTCAATGGTGGACCTCACTAAAGGAAGTTGATATGCCAGAAATCCCTTGGTTTAATATAGAGAACGGAATGCAAAGAGGGAGTGGAGAATATTGGAAGGGATTCATGATGTATGATCTACTCCCTCCCTTCTCCAACCTCCAAGAAGGCCTGAGAGAATAACCCCTTCACCAGGATGTTGAGACATAAATTGTGAGGGGGAGCATCCCCATTCCTGAAAAACACTGTGACTGGCTGTCCCATTTTGGCCAGGGAAAAGTGGGAAGTACTGCAATTCAGAAGCTGTGATTGTTGTTTTCTCCCTGACTTCAACGGGGAGGCTAAagcccagagaggcagaggccTAGCAGAAGCCTTTAGGCCACAAAGACAAAGGACATGCCACCAGGACGGATGCCAGGGCCCAAGCGCTAAGAAGAATGGACTGACTTGCGGGTATCTTTGGTGATAGCTAATTTTTTAAGGCGCCACGATCACTGAAATAGAACCGCAGCCTACTCCTTTGTCTAAACTACTTAATCTGTATGGTCCTCCACCCCATAATCCCGGTCTGGTGGATGAAGTCCTGAGCTGAGGAACCATTATGGAGAATTAAGGCTCCTCGGGTAATGCCCCGGCCGCCTGTCCTCAACAGCTCCAGCCCAGGGACCGCACCAGAAGGGGCAGGGGCATCAGGCGGTGTCCCCGGAACCGGGAGGTCCCTGTCAAGGGCAGTTCCCTCGGAAGCACGCTGGCCCCTGCGGCCTGCGCGGGGTTCGGTGGGACTCCGAGCGGAGAGAGGCCCCGGGTGAACCTGAGGGCGCGATGTTCCGCACTCAGGCCCGCCGCGCTAGGAGCCGCTGTTTCCGCCGCGCGCGCCCCCTGCGCGGACCGGTCCACCTGCCACCGTGAGAGGCGCGGCGCGGGCGGGCCCATGGCATCCGCACCTGGCGGCTCCCTGGGCCTCCTGCTCTGGCTCCTGCTCCTCCAGCCCCCGCTGGATGCGGCGCAGGGCGCGTCCGCGAGGTCCCCACCCTCCCCGGCGCCCACCTCCCCGCCGTCGTCGTCGTCGTCGGGGGCGGCCGTGAGGGCCCCGGCGCGAGCCTGGGGAGGGTTGAGGGACCGTCTGCGACCCCCGGGCCCCAAGAGGCTGCCGTACTCTCCCAGTTGGTGGAACTGATCCCAGGTGACGCCTGGTGTTGGGAGCCCCGCAGGGGGCTGAGGCCCGTGAGTGGGAGCCGGTGCTCCCCCCGGGGAGTCTGGAGGAGTCAGgggtctccccctcccccgccccaaggGTCTGAGGAATGCAGCCCCACTTGTGGAGTCTGAGCGGGACGCCATGTGGCCTTGGAGGTCTGCGGGTACAGGGCCTAGGGACTCGGCAGCACTGCCCTGGAGTCTTAGAGGCCGAggccttccccccccacccccgtccgaGGGGCATCTGGTGCTCCCCTGGGAAGCCCGGACTCTCTTTCTTTGAGGTTCTTCCTCCCACGCTGTTCTCACCCCAGGGTGTGGCCAAGTAGTTGCGAAAATCTTGGGAGGCAAGGAGGCCAAAGAGGGGAAGTGGCCTTGGCAGGTGAGCGTGAGGATCAACGAGAATCACGTGTGCGGAGGCTCCCTCGTCACACAGCAGTGGGTGCTGACTGCAGGCCACTGTATTTTAAGGTGAGGAGTGACAAGTAGAGACAGAGTTCTGAAGCCGGCCCTGCTCTCCTCAAATACCCATTAGGTTCTGTTGCCCTAGCAACTTgataaaacccaaacccagccCAACCCAGGCGAGGTGCGCACCCTCGAGAAACGGGCCGGGTTGGGCACTGTCCATCTCGTTACTAGGAATACTAATTTGGTGAACAAAACCGATCGTTTGGATGAGCATACCAATGTCGAGAGGCGTTAAGGAGGGCTGTTTGGTGATAGGGCGGTAGAAAGAGTGGTGAGGGACGTTGGGGCCAGGCTGGGAAGCATCTGCAATGTGTGGAAGAGGTCTCTATGAGGGCCATGTCCTCTCTCCCACAGCCGATTCCACTACAGTGTCAAGATGGAAGATCGCAGTGTCTATAAAGAAATCGCCAGTGTTGTGATCCCCGTCCGAAACATCATCATCCACCCTCAGCTCTCAGTAGTCAGAACCGTTAAAAAGGACCTTGCCCTTCTCCGGCTCCTCTACCCCGTAAACTTCACCGTGACCATCCAGCCTGTATGCATCCCTCAGAAGACTTTCCGGGTGGAAGCTGGGACCACGTGCTGGGTGACCGGATGGGGCAGAAAAGAAGAATATGGTGAGACTGTGAGTCGGGTAGCATACCCAGGAAGAGGGAGGCAGCCCAACCCTGAAGTAGGTGAAAAGGCTatagagagggacagggaggaggactgcctggcagagggggaaagagggggTGCAGTTTAGCAGCAGCCAGAGTAATGGCTCCTGATTGGCTTGAGCCTAGAAATTGGTAGAGGTCTTTTGTTGCAGCACAAATATTTCATGGTAGCCGTTTAAAGAAAGGCACGGGTCCTGGGGACTGGAGCTGCTCTCAGGAGAAGAGACACCTGGGTGAAGTCTCTTTCTGTAAATTTGTGAGGGACCATGCCTGTCTGGTGTGGGGGTATTTTTAGGTTCCCTGGGGACGGAGCCAAAGGCTTTGGAGTTCTCTCCAGGGTGGATTTCTGCTCAGCAGGTGATGAGTTGTCTGCCCGTCAGAGCTGTCCGTCTCTGAAAGTACGGGCCTTGCTTGTCAGGGAGCTTCCTGTGCTTTTAGGTATAGGCAGAGCCAGGTCTCTGTTGCTGAGGCTGGAGGGCCTCCTATCTCTGGGAAGAGGCTGGGTTGGTAACCCTGGGGCACTACCACTTCGAGAGTCCATGATCCTGCTCAAAAGTAAAGACACTTTACTGATGCACAGGATCCCTGTCACTATTACTGTTGATACTCAGAGTAACAGATGCTTGATTATCATTTCTCAGGCTGGTGAGGCCTTGCCCTCTTCCCGTCCAGATTGGCTCTTCTTTATGCTGTCTTGATCTTATTAGTTCTtacctccttttctccccctgTCTGCtttgagcctccgtttcctccgGTGTCAAAGGGGGACAATACCCACTGCCCTGCTTTTTTCAAAGGGGATTCTAGGTGCTGAGGGGCTTACTGTCCACCTGGGCACAACCACCCACTGCTGAGTTTCTTCCCGTGTAGGCGGCGACCCCATTACAGCTGTTCTCCATGAGGTCGACCAAGACATCATGCACCATGAAATGTGTAATACGATGATTCAGAAAGCCATAACAACAAAGAAGAGTGTAGTACTGGAGGGATGCTCTGTGGCTATAAAGAAGCTGGGAAGGATTCTTGTCAGGTAACTTCATGGACCCTTTTCCACCTCCACATTGAGGATGTCCCTCCCAGCCTTCCTCATTCCCAAGTGCCAGGGCCTGCGTGGTCTGCCAcatcctcctttccctcctgagTGAAGGAGATTCATGGGGAGAACCCCCCGTGGCTCCCCGGAGCTGGCCTGGCTTGCTCCTTGCTGCCTGGGGGCCCTGCCAAGGTGTGGGCAAGTTGGGGGCGGGTAGTCCTAACACTCTACGTTCCTTGAATTGAGTTCCCCCTATGTGGCACTTCCTATGTGAGCCAGTGGGAGCATTTACCCCCATGAGCTCTGTTAATCCCCGTCATAAGCCTGCCACATAGACATCATACCTGTCACGCAGACGAGGGGAGGTCCAAAGGTGCTGGCTCAGGGACCCCTGTGCGTGCCTCCCGGGCCCGCTGTCTTCCTCCTGCTCCGAGTGCCTTCTGGAGGAGGGGGCGCTGGAGCTGGGTCTCAGAGGATGAGTATTTGGATTTCTTGGAAAGAGGAGAACAGCGCtgtagggagagggagcagcacgGACAGCGGCTCTGAGGTCCTAGGGAACTTGTCACGTGTAGGGCCTGTCTTCCAGGTCTGGAGCAATGAGGTGGCCAGGGAAGAGGGCTGCAGTTGGAATCCGTGTGGCTTGGAGCGCTGGGCCAAGTTTCTCGACGCCATCCGGGCAGGACTGTAGGCTAGGTGTTTGTCTCCATCATCTAGGCGATGATGCGGGGTCCCGAGCAGGACCCGGGGCGGTGAGGGGGTGAAGGAGGTGTGTCTGAGGTTGAGTCATGAGTTCTAGGTGACTGcctgctgggagggtgggggcgaGGGAGAGGTTAGGAGggctctctgtttctgtctgagctggctggtgggggcggggcaccAGAGCAGGTCTGGGAGATGGGGTGTATGTGGGATGTCTGGGAGTGGAGCGTCAAATATGGAGGGAGCTGGCTATATGGGTTAGGAGTTCTAGAGAAACTTTAAACTAGATGTATGGATTTAGGGGACTCTCACGCAGAGGTGATATT of the Halichoerus grypus chromosome 1, mHalGry1.hap1.1, whole genome shotgun sequence genome contains:
- the LOC118545446 gene encoding LOW QUALITY PROTEIN: serine protease 42-like (The sequence of the model RefSeq protein was modified relative to this genomic sequence to represent the inferred CDS: inserted 1 base in 1 codon), whose protein sequence is MWPWRSAGSSSHAVLTPGCGQVVAKILGGKEAKEGKWPWQVSVRINENHVCGGSLVTQQWVLTAGHCILSRFHYSVKMEDRSVYKEIASVVIPVRNIIIHPQLSVVRTVKKDLALLRLLYPVNFTVTIQPVCIPQKTFRVEAGTTCWVTGWGRKEEYGGDPITAVLHEVDQDIMHHEMCNTMIQKAITTKKSVVXGGMLCGYKEAGKDSCQGDSGGPLVCKFKDTWVQVGIVRWGTGCGRGDVPGVYTDIACYAEWILDVINQAASLCPVVFLIPLLCLLLPLGILVAP